TAGCAAATGTATCCCAAATGATGTCACATATGGAACGCTCATTAATGGGTTGGTTAAGCGAAGACGAGCAAGTGATGCGGTGAGGTTGTTGATCTCTATGGAAGAAAGAGGGTATTGTTTGAATCAGCATATTTATTCGGTTCTTATAAGTGGGTTGTTTAAAGAAGGCAAAGCTGAGGAGGCTATGACCTTGTGGCAGAAAATGGCGGAGAAAGGTTGCCGGCCCAATGTTGTTGTGTATAGTGCTCTTGTAGATGGTTTATGCCGTGAAGGGAAACCAAATGAAGCTAAAGAGATACTTAATGGAATGATTAATAGTGGCTGCTTGCCTAATGCGTACACGTATAGCTCTTTGATGAAAGGATATTTCAAAGTTGGTCTTAGTGAAGAAGCGATTCAAGTGTGGAGAGAGATGGATAAAACCGGATGTTCTCGAAATGAGTTTTGTTATAGTGTTCTTATGGACGGTCTTTGTGGGGTTGGGAGAGTTGATGATGCTATGATGGTGTGGTCGAAGATGCTCACTATCGGGATCAAACCTGACACAGTAGCTTATAGCTCAATGATAAAAGGTCTTTGTGGTATTGGCTCAATGGATGCGGCATTAAAACTTTACCATGAGATGTTATGCCAAGAAGAACCCAAGTCACAACCTGATGTTGTTACTTACAATATACTTCTCGATGGCTTATGTAAGCAGAAAGATGTCTCTAGAGCAGTTGATCTCTTGAACTGTATGTTAGATAGAGGTTGTGATCCCGATCTTATTACGTGTAACACCTTTTTGAATACTTTGAGCGAGAAGTCAGATtcttgtgaagaagaaaggagttTTCTTGAAGAACTTGTTGTGAGGCTCTTAAAGCGTCAGAGAGTATCAGGCGCTTGTAAGATTGTGGAAGTAATGCTGCGTAAGTATCTGGCACCGAAGACTTCCACTTGGGCGATGATTGTTCCAGAGATCTGTAAACCAAAGAAGATCAATGCCGCCATTGATAAATGCTGGAGGAACCTATATACTTGAACATTACTTAGCATTTTTGTGCAAATATTGCATTGCTTCCAACTTAAAAAGCGTTCCATGCTTGGGACTTTTGGGCTTCTGGAGTTATGGAAAAACCAGAAATGCGCTCGAGAACAGGTAGATAGTTCTTCTATACTTGCAATTCTAACTTTGTAAACATGTTACCTGATTTATTCGTGACTGAGACCACATTAGCCAAAGTTTATAATGGATATGAAAACCCCTTGTTTATTGTCACTGAATCCCCGTTGCTTATGTTTCATACATGTTTGATTTGAGATATTTGTTCTGTTTATTTCATTGTTTGATTACTATTTCTTTCTGCAGCTTAAACCAAAAGGAAAGATCTTCCAAGTCTTATTGGTCTCTCCATGGTGCAAAACTTCGAGCTCATAGGCAAAGAGAAGTCTGTGAAAATGTTCAGCAATGTTCCATAAGCGAAGCTCAAAGATTCTTGTATGTGATTCACCTACTTATTTCTTACCTTGAAACTATTTATAGTAACAATACATTCCTTTAAAGAATCTATAGGAAATTTTTGAAATCTTTGGCCCAGCTCTACCGTTATATATCAAGGTCACTGTCAATGAGACATATGTCAGGAttcagaaaagagaaaaagtaaataactGTTATCTTCTGTTCAAATTCGGCTTAAATAAGTCTATCTCTTGCATACGCACAAATGCTATCAGCTCCCTAGCTAAGCCTAGCAGTTCTCAGACGCAGAGCAAAGAAACAATCTTTTAATTTGACAATATACTGTAGTTGGATTCATTTTAAAGTGATGCATAGAATAACCCTTCCATACAGATTCAGACTAAAAACAAATGATAGATCAATCAATCCAATACTCTTACAAGATGCTATCAGCTCTTGATGGTAATCTCCTAAAGAAGTTCTGAGGAATAGAAGGTATATTGAAAACCCTAGTCCTAGGATGTCGCATGACGTAGAAAGCAAGAAAAGTGAGCAGTAACTTCATGGAGACGAAACAAATCACTCCACAGCCAACTAGACAGAAGGCTAAGAACAGAGACGTTGCTCTCGGATCTCTCCAACTCAACAAACTTTTCACTCTTTCTCCTTGTGTAGCCAAATCTCCCAACACAATCATCATCCTCCCTGCTATCCCACGCAACCTATCATACCTTTTCTTCAGCACATCTCCAGATTTCGCGCTTGGAAACGCATCAAACTCCTCGTCTAGCTCATCAGGCAAAGCCGAATCAGCTTTAGACAGCTTTATATCCATGTGTGGAGGATGTCTCGGTCTCAAACTGAACCTGTATAACCCGAACACAAAGCAATATAGAAGCAACGAGACAACGCAGTACTTAGGGAGAAAAACAACGAACAAGAAAACGACATGGATCAAAACCGTCGTGGCAGGGCTTTTCCATTTGCAAACCTCATCAAACCATTTCCAAGCATCAACCCAGCCATCGAAAAACGCAACAAGACGTTCAAAATTcgctcttcctcttcttagaCTCCACATGTTTGATCCCACATCGAGCATATACTCAACAACATCTCTTCCAAGTGCTGGCTCATTGCGCCCGAGCTTGATGCATAGAATGTGAGTAGCTTGATGTCTAAGGCTGTCTAGTTGGTAAATAGACAATGGAAATATGTAATGCATTTGTGGAAGCAACGGCTCTGTGTATTTCTGAAGCATATCGATCATAGATGTTGCAGTAAACCTAACCGCGAGCTGAATCTCCCCCATTTTCTTAACCCCATCTGGTTTCAAAACCATTAAAGGATAAGAATGTGTGTAGATCTTCGAGGTTACAAGGGTCGATAGACGTATCCTGATCTTCCCAATCCTCGAATCCTTGATCAGACGGTTCTCGTTACCCGCACCAAATAAATTCAGATTATCGAAAACACCAATTGTTATCACCGTGTAAGGATCATAGACTTCCCAAGTATACTGCTCGTTCCACTTTGGATCAAAAGTGTCCACAATAGTCCTCGTTCTCACCCATTTTGTTCCATACTTCGCAACGCAATAAGCATCAGTTGTTCCTCGACCTTCTCGTGACTTCATCGGCATTAGACCTGTAGCGTTTAACACGCCTAGCTCCAACACACCAATAGCTGGAGTCCATAGAAGCTTAGCAGAAGCTCTGTAATCGCTGCTATACTGAATCGATTCATCAAGAACGTGATAACCTCCGTCTAAAGAAACCCGCAAGTGAATCCTCCCTGCAAATCTCTTCGCTTCTCCATTCTCACCGACGTGTTCCACGTTGTACCACAATGCCGGCACTGGACCAGGAGAGACCCTCCTCTCAACCTGAGATAACTTTATCTCACACTTTCCTAAACACTCTTCTTTCTGCCCTAGCTTATCTTCCACGCTAAGTACCAAACTGTCCTCAAACGGCTCAACAGCTACAAACATCATATCTTCATTCCACACAGGATTCACACTCTTGGTCTGCGATATCCGACTCCTCACAACAACGTTGCCAAGAAACCCTTTAATCAGAATCTCTGGATTGGTCCGGTTCTGATGCAACAGGGCCAAATCCTGAGCTTCGATTAGGGTAACTCTCAAGTACCAGAGCCTCGGTGAAAGATAAACCTTAGAGCGCGTGTTCACCACGTTTTCTCCCATAACCGTCGCCGAATCCGA
The sequence above is a segment of the Camelina sativa cultivar DH55 chromosome 10, Cs, whole genome shotgun sequence genome. Coding sequences within it:
- the LOC104718299 gene encoding pentatricopeptide repeat-containing protein At4g20090-like, whose amino-acid sequence is MPKCPFPIRISFFSYFLNQSRILSSYPVKVKFSITLLPFSSSVSVSPNLSMEAKNLSEAPISEQMFKSAPKMGSYKLGDSTLSSMIESYANSGDFASVEILLSRVRLENRVISEHSFIVVFRAYGKAHLPEKAVDLFHRMVDEFHCKRSVKSFNSVLNVIINECLYHRGLEFYDYVVNSNMNMNISPNGLSFNLVIKALCKLRFVDRAIEVFRGMPEKKCLPDGYTYCTLMDGLCKEERIDEAVLLLDEMQSEGCSPTPVTYNVLIDGLCRKGDLTRVTKLVDNMFLKGCAPNEVTYNTLIHGLCLKGKLDKAVSLLERMVSSKCIPNDVTYGTLINGLVKRRRASDAVRLLISMEERGYCLNQHIYSVLISGLFKEGKAEEAMTLWQKMAEKGCRPNVVVYSALVDGLCREGKPNEAKEILNGMINSGCLPNAYTYSSLMKGYFKVGLSEEAIQVWREMDKTGCSRNEFCYSVLMDGLCGVGRVDDAMMVWSKMLTIGIKPDTVAYSSMIKGLCGIGSMDAALKLYHEMLCQEEPKSQPDVVTYNILLDGLCKQKDVSRAVDLLNCMLDRGCDPDLITCNTFLNTLSEKSDSCEEERSFLEELVVRLLKRQRVSGACKIVEVMLRKYLAPKTSTWAMIVPEICKPKKINAAIDKCWRNLYT
- the LOC104720227 gene encoding FT-interacting protein 1-like, with product MAANGTVNGNGNGNRNGNGNRNGDFSLKETSPKIGNGGGNGGEKLTSSFDLVEAMHFLYARIVRARALPANDSFIEVKIGSYKGRTKQSLNSNPNPEFHETFAFTKARLQGNILEVVVRNKDDSNDEEIIGRCKFDVAEIPTRVPPDSPLAPQWYRLEDRNGVKIGGEIMLSVWIGTQADEVFSEAWHSDSATVMGENVVNTRSKVYLSPRLWYLRVTLIEAQDLALLHQNRTNPEILIKGFLGNVVVRSRISQTKSVNPVWNEDMMFVAVEPFEDSLVLSVEDKLGQKEECLGKCEIKLSQVERRVSPGPVPALWYNVEHVGENGEAKRFAGRIHLRVSLDGGYHVLDESIQYSSDYRASAKLLWTPAIGVLELGVLNATGLMPMKSREGRGTTDAYCVAKYGTKWVRTRTIVDTFDPKWNEQYTWEVYDPYTVITIGVFDNLNLFGAGNENRLIKDSRIGKIRIRLSTLVTSKIYTHSYPLMVLKPDGVKKMGEIQLAVRFTATSMIDMLQKYTEPLLPQMHYIFPLSIYQLDSLRHQATHILCIKLGRNEPALGRDVVEYMLDVGSNMWSLRRGRANFERLVAFFDGWVDAWKWFDEVCKWKSPATTVLIHVVFLFVVFLPKYCVVSLLLYCFVFGLYRFSLRPRHPPHMDIKLSKADSALPDELDEEFDAFPSAKSGDVLKKRYDRLRGIAGRMMIVLGDLATQGERVKSLLSWRDPRATSLFLAFCLVGCGVICFVSMKLLLTFLAFYVMRHPRTRVFNIPSIPQNFFRRLPSRADSIL